Proteins encoded by one window of Lathyrus oleraceus cultivar Zhongwan6 chromosome 1, CAAS_Psat_ZW6_1.0, whole genome shotgun sequence:
- the LOC127116284 gene encoding multiprotein-bridging factor 1c, protein MPTRTTGAIAQDWEPVVLHKSKPKAQDLRNPKAVNQALRTGAEVLTLKKSTAGSNKKTAGPALNARKLDEAAEPAALERVGGEVRHTIQKARLDKKMSQVELAKQINERVQVVQEYENGKAVPNQLVLGKMEKVLGVKLRGKIGK, encoded by the coding sequence ATGCCAACACGCACAACAGGAGCGATCGCACAAGACTGGGAACCGGTAGTTCTCCACAAATCAAAACCCAAAGCACAAGATCTCCGCAACCCAAAAGCAGTGAACCAAGCGCTTCGAACCGGAGCCGAAGTCCTAACGCTAAAAAAATCCACCGCTGGTTCGAACAAGAAAACTGCCGGTCCGGCTCTGAACGCGAGAAAGCTAGACGAAGCGGCTGAACCGGCGGCGTTGGAGCGGGTCGGTGGGGAAGTGAGACACACGATACAGAAAGCGCGTTTGGATAAGAAGATGAGTCAAGTTGAGCTGGCTAAACAGATAAATGAGAGGGTGCAGGTTGTTCAGGAGTATGAGAATGGGAAAGCTGTTCCTAATCAACTTGTTTTGGGGAAAATGGAGAAGGTTTTAGGTGTTAAGCTTAGGGGTAAAATTGGAAAATGA